The following nucleotide sequence is from Pandoraea thiooxydans.
CGAGCTCAGCCTCGCTCACGCGCTTGAGCGCGCCTTCCATCAGGCGTTCGCGCGGCCCCCACACCCGGTGCTCGCGCAACAACGCGGCCAGCGGTTTGCCGCCCGCCAGGCCGCGGCGCACTTTGGCGAGTGTCCGAATCTCTTCGGTCAACGCCCACAATACCAGCGGCGCGGCCTCTCCTTCTCCGCGCAGGCCGTCGAGCATGCGCACCAGCCGCGGCACGTCGCCGACGAGCAAGGCTTCGTTGAGCTTGAATACGTCGTAACGGGCAACGTTGAGCACGACGTCCTGAATCTGTTCGAAGGTCAGGGCGCCGGCAGGATAGAGCAAACCGAGTTTGAGAATCTCCTGGTGCGCCGCGAGCAGGTTACCCTCGACGCGATCGGCCATGAATTGCAGCGCGCGCCTGCCGCTGTCGCCGCTCTCGACGCGCTGCCCCTGTAGCGCCAACCTCTGTCCGATCCAGTCCGGCAAACGATTTCGCTCGACCGCGTCGATGCGCACGGCCGCACCATGCTGCTCCAGGGCGCCGAACCATGCGGACTTCTGGGTTGCGGCATCGAGCCTGGGGAGCGTCACGATGGTCAGCAGATCGTCGGAACGCAGCGCTGCGTGCCGGCACAGTGCCTCGGCGCCATCCTTGCCAGGCTTGCCGGTGGGAATTCGCATTTCCAGCACTTTGCGCTCCCCGAACAGCGACATGGATTGCCCGGCGGCGCTCAACGCGCCCCAATCGAAGCCGCGCTCGCACACCAGCACCTCGCGCTCGGCAAAGCCGGCCGCCCGCGCCGCGGCACGAATGCGATCGACGGCCTCCTGCACCAGCAGCGCCTCGTCGCCATAAACGGCATACAGCGGCAACAGCGATTTACCGAGTTGGGCCTCGAGGGAGTCCGCACGCAGTTGCATGGTGTCAGCGCGACTTGACGGCTTCGAGCCGGCGGATGATCTGCTCGACCGTGTCCTTGATCATGTCGTTTTGCAGCAGCACCGACTCGGAAGCGAATGCCTGCGCCAACGAAACGTTATATGGCAGGCTGCGCGACAGGCTGATACGGGTCGGCGGGATCAGCACCTTGCCGTGCACGTCGACCAGTTGAAAGGTCGTCACCGTGGTGAGATCGTATTCGCCCGGCTGCCCTTGCGGGTTGATGCCGATCGGCGTGCTGCCGGTGGCGATATTCAGCACCTGCAGTTGGACATCGGCCTGCGCCGGGCTGTCCACTACTGTCGCGTTGCTGCCGTAACGAATGTAGCGTGTCAGCCCAACCGTCATTTGCTGGTTGGGTGTCTGAATGTAGATGGTGCTGAACGGAAACTCACTGGTGCCGCGCAGCTGGAAGCCGCAAGCGCCAAGCAGCAGCGTCAATGCCATCACGCAGAATCCACGACGCCTCATCCTCGACTCCTTGCTTGGGACTCCGCCATCACATCACCAGGTTGACCAGTCGGCCTGGCACGACGATGATTTTCTTGGGGGTCGCACCGGACGCGAATTTCGCGGTCATTTCGTGCGCCAGCGCCGCTTGCTCGATCACTTCGCGCGGCGCATCCTTGGCGACCGTCACGCTGCCGCGCACCTTGCCGTTGATCTGCAGCACCAGTTCGATCTCGCTTTGCACCAACGCGGCCTCGTCGACCTTCGGCCAGGCGGCGTCGAGCAGGTCTGCCTGCTGGCCGGCGTAGCCGAGCTCTTGCCAGAGCACGTGCGTGATGTGCGGTACCACCGGGTACAACACGCGCAGCAGAATCCCGTAGCACTCGCGGACCACGGCCGATCCGGCATTGCCCTTGTCCGCTTCGATCGCGTTGAGCATTTTCATCGCAGCCGAAACCACCGTGTTGTACTGAACTCGCTGATAATCGTAATCGGCCTGCTTGAGCACGCCGTGAATCTCGCGGCGCAGATTCTGGGCGGCTTGCGGATTCGCCGAGGCCGCCTGCCCGCCAAGCAGCTCGGCATGCGTGTGCCCGAACGCCCATAGCCGGCGCAGGAAGCGGCTGGCACCCTCGACGCCTGAGCCAGACCATTCGAGTTGCTGCTCGGGCGGTGCCGCGAACATGGTGAACAGTCGCGCGGTATCGGCGCCGTGCAGATCGATCAGCGCCTGCGGATCGACGCCATTGTTCTTCGACTTGGCCATCTTCTCGATGCCGCCCAGCACGACCGCTTGTCCGTCGCTCTTCAGGGTCGCGCCCTGCGGCCGGCCCTTGTCGTCGAACTGCACTTGCACATCGGCCGGGTTGTACCACGTCTTCTTGCCCTGGGCGTCTTCGCGGTAGAACGTCTCGTTGAGCACCATGCCCTGCGTCAGCAGATTCTGAGCGGGCTCGGAGAAGCGCACCAGCCCGAGATCGCGCATCGCCTTGGTCCAGAAGCGCGAGTACAGCAGGTGCAGGATCGCGTGTTCGATGCCGCCGATGTACTGATCCATCGGCATCCAGTAATCGGTGCGCGCGTCGACCATGGTGTCGGCGTCCGGGCATGCGTATCGCGAGAAATACCAGGACGAGTCGACGAAGGTGTCCATCGTGTCGGTCTCACGGCGCGCGGGCTTGCCGCAGCTCGGGCATTGACAGGCAAGAAATGCCTGCGATTTTGCCAGCGGATTGCCGGTGCCGTCCGGCACCAGGTCTTCCGGCAGCACGACCGGCAGGTCCTTTTCGGGAACCGGTACCGCACCGCAATCGTCGCAATGAATAATTGGAATCGGCGTGCCCCAGTACCGCTGCCGAGAAATTCCCCAGTCGCGCAGCCGATAGGTCACTTGCTTGTCACCCAAGCCGATCGCCTTGAGATCGGCGGCGATGGCGTCGACCGCCGCCGCATAGGCCAGCCCGTCGTATTTGCCGCTGTGTACGCAAGTGCAGTTTTCTTTGTCGGCGTACCAATCCTGCCATGCTTGATCGGAGAACGTTTGGCCGGATACGGCGACGACCTGCTTGATGGGCAATCCGTATTTTCGGGCGAACGCGAAATCACGCTCGTCGTGCGCCGGCACGCCCATCACTGCGCCTTCGCCGTAGCTCATCAACACATAATTGCCGATCCAGACTTCGACGGCCTCGCCGCTGAGCGGATGCTTGACGAAAAAGCCGGTCGGCACGCCCTTCTTTTCCATGGTGGCGACATCGGCTTCGGCCACGCCGCCCCGCTTGCACTCGTCGATGAATGCCTGCAGTTGCGGATTGTCCCGCGCGAGCCGGGTCGCCAGCGGGTGCTCGGCCGCAATGGCGCAGAAGGTCACGCCCATGA
It contains:
- the holA gene encoding DNA polymerase III subunit delta is translated as MQLRADSLEAQLGKSLLPLYAVYGDEALLVQEAVDRIRAAARAAGFAEREVLVCERGFDWGALSAAGQSMSLFGERKVLEMRIPTGKPGKDGAEALCRHAALRSDDLLTIVTLPRLDAATQKSAWFGALEQHGAAVRIDAVERNRLPDWIGQRLALQGQRVESGDSGRRALQFMADRVEGNLLAAHQEILKLGLLYPAGALTFEQIQDVVLNVARYDVFKLNEALLVGDVPRLVRMLDGLRGEGEAAPLVLWALTEEIRTLAKVRRGLAGGKPLAALLREHRVWGPRERLMEGALKRVSEAELEAALMLAAQLDRQVKGLRVAGLSGDPWDGLLQLAMTIAPAARH
- the leuS gene encoding leucine--tRNA ligase, with the translated sequence MQEKYVPADVESAAQAHWQAIDAYKTTERQDKKKFYCVSMLPYPSGKLHMGHVRNYTINDVMYRYLRMNGYNVLMPMGWDAFGMPAENAAMANGVPPARWTYDNIAYMKKQMQAMGLAIDWSREVATCKPEYYKWNQWLFLKLLEKGIVYLKTGTVNWDPVDQTVLANEQVIDGRGWRSGALVQKREIPMYYMRITQYADELLGDLDALGWPERVKVMQQNWIGKSFGVNFGFPYELDGEQKLLRVFTTRADTVMGVTFCAIAAEHPLATRLARDNPQLQAFIDECKRGGVAEADVATMEKKGVPTGFFVKHPLSGEAVEVWIGNYVLMSYGEGAVMGVPAHDERDFAFARKYGLPIKQVVAVSGQTFSDQAWQDWYADKENCTCVHSGKYDGLAYAAAVDAIAADLKAIGLGDKQVTYRLRDWGISRQRYWGTPIPIIHCDDCGAVPVPEKDLPVVLPEDLVPDGTGNPLAKSQAFLACQCPSCGKPARRETDTMDTFVDSSWYFSRYACPDADTMVDARTDYWMPMDQYIGGIEHAILHLLYSRFWTKAMRDLGLVRFSEPAQNLLTQGMVLNETFYREDAQGKKTWYNPADVQVQFDDKGRPQGATLKSDGQAVVLGGIEKMAKSKNNGVDPQALIDLHGADTARLFTMFAAPPEQQLEWSGSGVEGASRFLRRLWAFGHTHAELLGGQAASANPQAAQNLRREIHGVLKQADYDYQRVQYNTVVSAAMKMLNAIEADKGNAGSAVVRECYGILLRVLYPVVPHITHVLWQELGYAGQQADLLDAAWPKVDEAALVQSEIELVLQINGKVRGSVTVAKDAPREVIEQAALAHEMTAKFASGATPKKIIVVPGRLVNLVM
- the lptE gene encoding LPS assembly lipoprotein LptE encodes the protein MRRRGFCVMALTLLLGACGFQLRGTSEFPFSTIYIQTPNQQMTVGLTRYIRYGSNATVVDSPAQADVQLQVLNIATGSTPIGINPQGQPGEYDLTTVTTFQLVDVHGKVLIPPTRISLSRSLPYNVSLAQAFASESVLLQNDMIKDTVEQIIRRLEAVKSR